Proteins from a single region of Microbacterium sp. zg-Y818:
- the glmM gene encoding phosphoglucosamine mutase yields MALFGTDGVRGLANGSLTADLALSLAQATAVVLGQGRIAAARRKAGKRLTAVVARDPRISGEFLSAAVSAGLASSGVDVLDAGVLPTPAAAFLVADRDADFGVMVSASHNPAPDNGIKIFARGGSKLPDEVEARIEAAMGGPKLQPTGGAVGRISRFADAEDRYVVHLLGSLPYRLDGLHVVLDCAHGAASGVSPETFRDAGARVTVIGADPDGININEGVGSTHLDVLAGEVVRVGADLGIAHDGDADRCLAVDAAGNIVDGDQIMAILALSMQRRGRLKDDTLVATVMSNLGLHRAMTDHGIRVEQTGVGDRYVLERMAAGGFSLGGEQSGHVIMSEFATTGDGLLTGLHLAAEVARTGRTLAELASVMTVYPQVLINVTGVDRTRVNDDEGVQTAVAKAAASLGLSGRVLLRPSGTEQLVRVMVEAETADSAASVAEGLADVVRDRLALPV; encoded by the coding sequence ATGGCGCTGTTCGGTACGGATGGTGTGCGGGGGCTGGCCAACGGCTCCCTCACCGCCGACCTCGCGCTCTCCCTGGCCCAGGCGACTGCTGTCGTCCTGGGCCAGGGGCGTATCGCGGCAGCTCGGCGCAAGGCGGGCAAGCGGCTCACCGCCGTCGTCGCCCGCGATCCCCGGATTTCGGGCGAATTCCTGTCGGCCGCCGTCTCGGCGGGCCTGGCCTCGTCCGGTGTCGACGTGCTCGACGCCGGCGTGCTGCCGACCCCGGCGGCGGCATTCCTCGTCGCCGACCGCGACGCCGACTTCGGCGTCATGGTCTCGGCGTCGCACAACCCCGCGCCCGACAACGGCATCAAGATCTTCGCCCGGGGCGGCTCGAAGCTGCCCGACGAGGTGGAGGCGCGCATCGAGGCGGCCATGGGCGGCCCGAAGCTGCAGCCCACCGGCGGCGCCGTCGGGCGCATCAGCCGCTTCGCCGACGCCGAGGATCGCTACGTCGTGCACCTGCTCGGCTCGCTTCCGTATCGCCTCGATGGCCTGCACGTCGTGCTGGACTGCGCCCACGGCGCGGCATCCGGTGTGTCGCCTGAGACCTTCCGCGATGCCGGTGCGCGCGTCACCGTGATCGGTGCGGACCCCGACGGCATCAACATCAACGAAGGTGTCGGCTCGACGCACCTGGACGTGCTCGCCGGTGAAGTGGTGCGCGTGGGGGCCGACCTCGGCATCGCGCACGACGGCGACGCCGATCGCTGCCTCGCCGTCGACGCCGCAGGCAACATCGTCGACGGTGACCAGATCATGGCGATCCTCGCGCTGTCGATGCAGCGCCGCGGGCGCCTGAAGGACGACACGCTCGTCGCGACCGTGATGAGCAACCTCGGCCTGCACCGGGCGATGACCGACCACGGCATCCGCGTCGAGCAGACCGGCGTCGGTGACCGGTACGTGCTGGAGCGCATGGCGGCGGGCGGGTTCTCGCTCGGCGGCGAGCAGTCCGGCCACGTCATCATGAGCGAGTTCGCCACGACCGGCGACGGCCTGCTGACGGGGTTGCACCTGGCCGCCGAGGTGGCACGCACCGGGCGCACCCTGGCCGAGCTGGCATCGGTGATGACGGTGTACCCGCAGGTGCTCATCAACGTCACCGGCGTCGACCGCACACGGGTGAACGACGACGAGGGTGTGCAGACGGCAGTCGCGAAGGCGGCGGCATCGCTGGGGCTCTCGGGCCGCGTGCTGCTGCGGCCTTCGGGCACCGAGCAGCTGGTGCGGGTGATGGTGGAGGCCGAGACGGCCGACAGCGCCGCATCCGTGGCCGAAGGCCTCGCCGATGTCGTGCGTGACCGGCTCGCGCTTCCCGTCTGA
- a CDS encoding Ppx/GppA phosphatase family protein: MRLGVLDIGSNTVHLLIADVIPGGRPHATTSQRTVLRLMRYLEPDGSISDEGVAALVAAVTEARETVARENVAELLATATSAVREAKNGKAVIARLEEALGQELQVLGGETEARFTFLAVRRWFGWSAGQILLFDIGGGSLELAAGADELPDAAASVPLGAGRMTVKYLPNDPPGDDEVERLRKHARKTLAPVAEMFSGMPRPDHVVGSSKAIRSLAKLAGYPVPGWSGIERMVLPRAALKAWIPRMARMPAEAREALPGITADRSFQIVAAAVVMHQAMKALDVEELEVSPWALREGVLLRYIESLSWSAPGS; this comes from the coding sequence GTGCGCCTGGGAGTCCTCGACATCGGTTCGAACACCGTCCACCTGCTGATCGCCGACGTGATCCCCGGCGGCAGGCCTCACGCGACGACCAGCCAGCGCACGGTGCTGCGGCTGATGCGCTATCTCGAGCCCGACGGCTCGATCAGCGACGAGGGCGTGGCCGCTCTGGTGGCGGCCGTGACCGAGGCCCGCGAGACGGTGGCGCGCGAGAACGTCGCGGAGCTGCTCGCGACGGCGACGAGCGCGGTGCGCGAGGCGAAGAACGGCAAGGCGGTCATCGCGCGTCTCGAAGAGGCGCTCGGGCAGGAGCTGCAGGTGCTCGGCGGCGAGACCGAAGCGCGGTTCACGTTCCTCGCGGTGCGGCGGTGGTTCGGCTGGTCGGCCGGCCAGATCCTGTTGTTCGACATCGGCGGCGGGTCACTCGAGCTGGCGGCGGGGGCAGACGAGCTTCCGGATGCCGCGGCATCCGTTCCGCTCGGGGCCGGGCGCATGACGGTGAAGTACCTGCCGAACGACCCGCCCGGCGACGACGAGGTCGAGCGGCTGCGCAAGCATGCGCGCAAGACGCTGGCGCCGGTCGCGGAGATGTTCTCGGGAATGCCGCGCCCCGATCACGTGGTCGGGTCGTCGAAGGCCATCCGGTCGCTGGCGAAGCTCGCGGGGTACCCGGTGCCGGGGTGGTCGGGGATCGAGCGCATGGTGCTGCCGCGCGCGGCGCTGAAGGCGTGGATCCCGCGCATGGCGCGGATGCCGGCCGAGGCGCGCGAGGCGCTGCCCGGGATCACGGCGGACCGGTCGTTCCAGATCGTCGCGGCGGCGGTGGTGATGCACCAGGCGATGAAGGCGCTCGACGTCGAGGAGCTCGAGGTGAGCCCTTGGGCCCTGCGCGAAGGCGTGCTGCTGCGCTACATCGAGTCGCTGTCCTGGAGCGCCCCCGGCTCCTGA
- the coaA gene encoding type I pantothenate kinase, whose translation MAETPAAGAAATDPEPLARELYREIDRADWARLARGMANPLTETEVVQLRGIGDRLDLDEVREVYLPLSRLLSLYAENTKRLGAEESAFLGDSDTTTPFVVAVAGSVAVGKSTIARLLRELMARWPGTPRVELVTTDGFLYPNAELERRGIMHRKGFPESYDRRALVSFLTEVKSGAAEVRAPFYSHMRYDIIPDAHVTVRRPDVVIVEGLNVLQPPPSPHDVAVSELFDFSIYIDADAEHITQWFVDRFLALRRAAFSNPNSFFNRFAQVGDDEAVELALGFWNDINLPNLRENVEPTRHRATLVLQKGPHHGVERVLLRKL comes from the coding sequence ATGGCCGAGACCCCTGCCGCCGGCGCGGCCGCAACCGACCCCGAGCCCCTCGCCCGCGAGCTCTACCGGGAGATCGACCGCGCCGATTGGGCGCGGTTGGCACGCGGCATGGCGAACCCGCTCACCGAGACCGAGGTCGTGCAGCTGCGCGGCATCGGCGACCGGCTCGACCTCGACGAGGTGCGCGAGGTGTACCTGCCCCTCAGCCGCCTGCTGTCGCTGTACGCCGAGAACACCAAGCGGCTCGGCGCAGAAGAGAGCGCGTTCCTCGGGGACAGCGACACGACGACGCCGTTCGTCGTGGCGGTGGCGGGCTCCGTCGCCGTCGGAAAGTCCACCATCGCCCGCCTGCTCCGGGAGCTCATGGCGCGCTGGCCCGGAACCCCGCGGGTGGAGCTGGTCACAACCGACGGGTTCCTCTACCCCAACGCCGAGCTCGAGCGCCGCGGCATCATGCACCGCAAGGGCTTTCCGGAGTCGTACGACCGCCGCGCCCTCGTCTCCTTCCTCACCGAGGTCAAGAGCGGCGCGGCCGAGGTGCGCGCCCCCTTCTACTCGCACATGCGCTACGACATCATCCCCGACGCGCACGTCACGGTGCGCCGGCCCGATGTGGTGATCGTCGAGGGCCTGAACGTGCTGCAGCCCCCGCCGTCGCCCCACGACGTCGCCGTCAGCGAACTGTTCGACTTCTCCATCTACATCGACGCCGACGCCGAGCACATCACGCAGTGGTTCGTCGACCGGTTCCTGGCGCTGCGCCGCGCGGCTTTCAGCAACCCGAACTCGTTCTTCAACCGGTTCGCTCAGGTGGGCGACGATGAGGCCGTCGAGCTCGCCCTGGGCTTCTGGAACGACATCAACCTGCCGAACCTGCGCGAGAACGTCGAGCCCACGCGCCACCGGGCGACCCTCGTGCTGCAGAAGGGCCCGCATCACGGCGTGGAGCGTGTGCTGCTGCGCAAGCTCTGA
- a CDS encoding sugar transferase → MSTVLGARADLPLVNAPCTPEPLERRLASLRRHRTCAEAADAAVIAGVAMAAAFAPALSPAPGEGAPASVIGCAVVAAVWIAALVPLQRASRRRSLGQHLGLLPVLRSAAIALTALAVLAGLTGGPALSPHVLFTIPVGVGALTVLRLASLAHGLRAPGESRAHRTLVVGDRAGIEHVVRSLRSGGNHHIVGVAISDPGTAELSVDGQVYTVHGSPADAARICRDLGADTVIVAGGTDDPDFVRRLSWSLEGAATDLVLATRLTDVAVSRISFERAEGLALTHVSLPRFDHSSMRAKRALDVVVALVALIPVAMVTPLIAALIALDTPGGVFFRQRRIGRDGREFDIIKFRTMSATAESELDALSAANEGAGPLFKLRQDPRVTRVGAVLRRFSLDELPQFWNVLMGEMSVVGPRPPLPREVRDYDGTVFRRLYVPPGITGLWQVSGRSDLSWEQSVRLDLHYVENWSLATDLRIMGRTAAVLVRPRGAY, encoded by the coding sequence ATGAGCACCGTCCTCGGGGCGCGCGCGGACCTGCCGCTCGTCAACGCGCCGTGTACACCCGAGCCGCTCGAGCGTCGTCTGGCCTCACTGCGCAGGCACCGCACGTGCGCAGAGGCGGCGGACGCCGCTGTCATCGCCGGCGTGGCCATGGCCGCTGCGTTCGCACCGGCGCTGTCGCCGGCGCCCGGCGAGGGTGCGCCTGCGTCCGTGATCGGGTGCGCGGTCGTCGCCGCGGTGTGGATCGCGGCGTTGGTGCCGCTGCAGCGCGCGTCCCGCCGTCGCAGCCTCGGCCAGCATTTGGGTCTGCTGCCGGTGCTGCGCTCCGCGGCGATCGCGCTGACCGCCCTGGCGGTGCTGGCCGGCCTCACGGGCGGGCCCGCGCTTTCTCCCCACGTCCTGTTCACCATTCCCGTCGGTGTCGGCGCGCTCACCGTGCTGCGCCTGGCGTCTCTCGCGCACGGGCTGCGCGCACCCGGCGAATCACGGGCGCACCGCACGCTGGTGGTGGGCGACCGGGCGGGGATCGAGCATGTCGTCCGCTCCCTTCGCAGCGGCGGCAACCACCACATCGTGGGGGTGGCGATCTCCGACCCGGGCACGGCGGAGCTGTCCGTCGACGGCCAGGTCTATACCGTCCACGGCTCACCGGCGGATGCCGCGCGCATCTGCCGCGATCTCGGCGCCGACACCGTGATCGTCGCGGGCGGCACCGATGATCCCGACTTCGTGCGCCGACTCAGCTGGAGCCTCGAGGGGGCGGCGACGGACCTCGTGCTGGCAACGCGCCTGACCGACGTCGCCGTCTCCCGCATCTCTTTCGAACGTGCCGAGGGCCTCGCGTTGACCCATGTCAGCCTGCCCCGGTTCGACCACTCGAGCATGCGCGCGAAGCGCGCACTCGACGTGGTCGTCGCGCTCGTCGCGCTCATCCCCGTGGCGATGGTGACACCGCTCATCGCCGCGCTGATCGCTTTGGACACTCCGGGGGGCGTGTTCTTCCGTCAGCGGCGGATCGGGCGCGACGGGCGCGAATTCGACATCATCAAGTTCCGGACCATGAGCGCGACGGCCGAATCCGAGCTCGACGCCCTGAGCGCGGCCAACGAGGGCGCCGGACCGCTGTTCAAGCTGCGGCAGGACCCCCGCGTCACACGGGTGGGCGCGGTGCTGCGCAGGTTCTCGCTCGACGAGCTGCCCCAGTTCTGGAACGTGCTGATGGGGGAGATGAGTGTCGTCGGACCCCGCCCCCCGCTGCCTCGTGAGGTGCGCGACTACGACGGCACCGTGTTCCGTCGGCTGTACGTGCCGCCGGGTATCACGGGACTCTGGCAGGTCAGCGGACGCAGCGACCTCTCCTGGGAGCAGAGCGTGCGCTTGGATCTGCATTACGTCGAGAACTGGTCCCTCGCGACCGACCTGCGCATCATGGGCCGCACCGCGGCAGTGCTCGTACGACCCCGAGGGGCGTACTGA
- the glmS gene encoding glutamine--fructose-6-phosphate transaminase (isomerizing), whose product MCGIIGYVGPRPSQEILLSGLARLEYRGYDSAGIAVIDADGHLDMRKHAGKLAVLRDDVAAHPMPDGTTGIGHTRWATHGGPTDANAHPHLADDDKLAVIHNGIIENFAELKAELLSEGYTFRSETDTEVAAVLLGRAYREQGGDLVAAFRSVVSRLEGAFTLLAMHQDSPGVVVGARRNSPLVIGLGEGENFLGSDVAAFVEHTRNALAIGQDQIVTITPDAVTVTDFDGNDVDVEPFEVVWDASAAEKGGWSSFMAKEVSEEPEAVANTVRGRIHEGLVQIPELDGLDELFIGIRRIVVIACGTAAYAGMTGKYALEQWTRIPVDVELAHEFRYRDPVIGPDTLVVSISQSGETMDTLMAVKYASSKGAKTLSICNTQGATIPRESDAVVYTHAGPEVAVASTKAFVAQITALYLLALHVGRLRETLSPVEIAEHARELEAIPGKISQILAEEQAHIEQFAHWMADTRSVLFLGRHVGYPIAMEGALKLKEISYIHAEGFAAGELKHGPIALIEPGQPVFVIVPSPRESAELHKKVVSNIQEIRARGARVIAVAEEGDAAVLPFADEVLRIPLAGPLFEPLLAVVPLHIFAMGLATAKGLDVDQPRNLAKSVTVE is encoded by the coding sequence ATGTGCGGAATCATCGGATACGTCGGCCCGCGGCCGAGCCAGGAGATTCTCCTCTCGGGCCTGGCCCGCCTCGAATACCGTGGCTACGACTCGGCGGGCATCGCCGTCATCGACGCCGACGGACACCTCGACATGCGCAAGCACGCCGGCAAGCTCGCCGTGCTGCGCGACGATGTCGCCGCCCACCCCATGCCTGACGGCACCACCGGCATCGGCCACACCCGCTGGGCCACCCACGGTGGGCCGACCGACGCCAACGCGCACCCGCACCTCGCCGACGACGACAAGCTCGCCGTCATCCACAACGGCATCATCGAGAACTTCGCCGAGCTGAAGGCTGAGCTGCTGTCGGAGGGGTACACCTTCCGCAGCGAGACCGACACCGAGGTCGCCGCGGTGCTGCTCGGTCGCGCCTACCGCGAGCAGGGTGGCGACCTCGTCGCCGCCTTCCGCTCGGTGGTCTCGCGCCTGGAGGGGGCCTTCACGCTGCTGGCGATGCACCAGGACAGCCCCGGGGTCGTCGTCGGTGCCCGCCGCAACTCGCCGCTGGTCATCGGCCTGGGCGAGGGTGAGAACTTCCTCGGCTCCGACGTCGCGGCCTTCGTCGAGCACACCCGCAACGCCCTGGCCATCGGCCAGGATCAGATCGTCACGATCACCCCCGACGCCGTCACCGTCACCGACTTCGACGGCAACGACGTCGACGTCGAGCCGTTCGAAGTGGTGTGGGATGCCTCGGCGGCGGAGAAGGGCGGCTGGTCGTCGTTCATGGCCAAGGAGGTCTCGGAAGAGCCCGAGGCCGTCGCCAACACCGTCCGCGGACGCATCCACGAAGGGCTCGTCCAGATCCCCGAGCTCGACGGGCTCGATGAGCTCTTCATCGGCATCCGCCGCATCGTGGTCATCGCCTGTGGCACCGCGGCCTACGCCGGCATGACCGGCAAGTACGCGCTGGAGCAGTGGACGCGCATCCCCGTCGACGTCGAGCTCGCCCACGAGTTCCGCTACCGCGATCCGGTGATCGGCCCCGACACGCTCGTGGTGTCGATCAGCCAGTCCGGCGAGACGATGGACACGCTGATGGCCGTCAAGTACGCGTCCTCGAAGGGTGCGAAGACGCTGTCGATCTGCAACACGCAGGGCGCGACGATCCCGCGGGAATCGGATGCCGTCGTGTACACCCACGCCGGCCCTGAGGTCGCCGTCGCCTCGACGAAGGCCTTCGTCGCCCAGATCACGGCGCTGTACCTGCTCGCTCTGCACGTGGGTCGGCTGCGCGAGACGCTCTCGCCCGTCGAGATCGCCGAGCACGCGCGCGAGCTCGAGGCCATCCCCGGCAAGATCTCGCAGATCCTCGCGGAGGAGCAGGCCCACATCGAGCAGTTCGCGCACTGGATGGCCGACACCCGCTCGGTGCTGTTCCTCGGTCGTCACGTCGGCTACCCGATCGCGATGGAGGGTGCGCTCAAGCTCAAGGAGATCTCCTACATCCACGCCGAGGGCTTCGCCGCGGGCGAGCTCAAGCACGGCCCCATCGCGCTCATCGAACCCGGCCAGCCGGTGTTCGTGATCGTCCCGTCGCCGCGCGAGTCCGCCGAGCTGCACAAGAAGGTGGTCTCCAACATCCAGGAGATCCGCGCCCGCGGCGCCCGCGTGATCGCGGTGGCCGAAGAGGGGGATGCCGCCGTGCTCCCGTTCGCCGACGAGGTGCTGCGCATCCCGCTGGCAGGTCCCCTGTTCGAGCCACTCCTGGCCGTCGTGCCGCTGCACATCTTCGCGATGGGCCTGGCAACGGCCAAGGGCCTCGACGTCGACCAGCCCCGCAACCTCGCGAAGTCCGTCACCGTCGAGTGA
- a CDS encoding metalloregulator ArsR/SmtB family transcription factor encodes MHPFEVLADAARRRMIEVLAEGEQPAGAIVDLVRSEFGISQPAVSQHLRVLREHGFATVRAEGPRRIYALDPAGPAAAEAALARLRAPWTQRFDALGTEIARGKRTRAAARASTTQAAPPRPAHHHRKDAS; translated from the coding sequence ATGCACCCGTTCGAGGTACTGGCCGACGCCGCACGGCGGCGCATGATCGAGGTGCTCGCCGAGGGCGAGCAGCCCGCCGGCGCGATCGTCGACCTCGTCCGCAGCGAGTTCGGCATCTCCCAGCCGGCGGTCTCGCAGCACCTGCGCGTGCTGCGCGAGCACGGCTTCGCGACGGTGCGCGCCGAGGGGCCGCGCCGCATCTACGCCCTCGATCCGGCCGGCCCCGCCGCGGCCGAAGCGGCACTCGCGCGCCTGCGCGCCCCCTGGACCCAGCGATTCGACGCCCTCGGCACCGAGATCGCCCGCGGCAAGCGCACGCGCGCCGCCGCGAGGGCCAGCACGACGCAGGCGGCACCGCCGCGGCCTGCGCACCACCACCGGAAGGATGCCTCATGA
- a CDS encoding SRPBCC domain-containing protein, with protein MTIDSPLIQRHGDGYRVVYDAVYPTDIDDLWSAVTQRDRLARWMGDYSGDLRLGGTWEVADGDGESTWGRGEITACDAPYGFTTVWHAEGEEPTELVVRLEPAATGTRLVLAHTGIQSISYGAGWQTYLERLAAVAADPDADLGGPGAWDARYAELSPGYSARFAAAI; from the coding sequence ATGACCATCGATTCCCCGCTGATCCAGCGCCACGGCGACGGCTATCGCGTCGTGTACGACGCGGTATACCCCACTGACATCGACGACCTGTGGTCCGCGGTCACCCAGCGCGACCGCCTCGCGCGGTGGATGGGGGACTACAGCGGCGACCTGCGCCTCGGCGGCACGTGGGAGGTCGCCGACGGCGACGGCGAAAGCACGTGGGGGCGCGGCGAGATCACCGCGTGCGATGCGCCCTACGGTTTCACGACGGTGTGGCACGCCGAGGGCGAGGAACCGACCGAGCTCGTGGTGCGCCTCGAGCCCGCGGCGACGGGGACCCGGCTCGTGCTCGCGCACACCGGCATCCAGTCGATCAGCTATGGAGCCGGGTGGCAGACCTACCTCGAGCGGCTCGCCGCGGTGGCCGCCGACCCCGACGCGGACCTCGGCGGCCCGGGGGCGTGGGACGCGCGGTACGCCGAGCTGAGCCCCGGCTACAGCGCGCGGTTCGCGGCGGCGATCTAG
- a CDS encoding holo-ACP synthase, which yields MIVGIGVDLVDIPRFERSLERTPRLAERLFSPAERLLPPRSLAARYAAKEALIKALGGSDGVHWTEIEITPEPSGRPWFTLTGSTAAVVADRGITTLHLSLSHDAGLATAYVVAESADPDRGDAR from the coding sequence GTGATCGTCGGAATCGGCGTCGACCTCGTGGACATCCCGCGGTTCGAGCGGTCGCTCGAACGCACGCCGCGACTGGCTGAGCGGCTCTTCTCACCCGCGGAGCGGCTCCTGCCGCCGCGGTCTCTCGCTGCCCGCTACGCCGCCAAAGAGGCACTGATCAAGGCGCTGGGCGGGTCCGACGGCGTGCACTGGACCGAGATCGAGATCACCCCGGAGCCCTCGGGACGGCCGTGGTTCACCCTCACCGGATCGACAGCCGCGGTCGTCGCCGACCGCGGCATCACGACGCTGCACCTGTCGCTGTCGCACGACGCGGGACTGGCGACCGCCTACGTCGTGGCCGAGTCCGCAGACCCGGACAGAGGAGATGCGCGATGA